The following are from one region of the Qipengyuania flava genome:
- a CDS encoding endonuclease domain-containing protein: protein MSKADPQTLLWQHLKDAPQGLMFVRDHPAEEFVLPFYCEDAHLAIEVDDDPFKPKADGARERWQEQHKVDIMQVPPSHVLRNASEVAEAILDIASRRKERFSSGR from the coding sequence ATGAGCAAGGCCGATCCCCAGACGCTGCTCTGGCAGCACCTCAAGGATGCACCGCAAGGGCTGATGTTCGTGCGCGACCATCCGGCGGAGGAATTTGTCCTGCCGTTCTACTGCGAGGACGCGCATCTCGCGATCGAAGTGGACGACGATCCCTTCAAGCCCAAGGCCGACGGCGCGCGCGAGCGCTGGCAGGAACAGCACAAGGTTGACATCATGCAGGTGCCGCCCAGCCACGTACTGCGCAACGCCAGCGAAGTGGCCGAAGCGATCCTCGACATCGCCAGCCGCCGCAAGGAACGCTTTTCCAGCGGGCGCTGA
- a CDS encoding cysteine--tRNA ligase has protein sequence MTDAPLKLFNSLTREIETFTPVHEGEARVYSCGPTVYNYQHIGNMRAYVFADTLGRTLQWKGYTLTHVVNITDVGHLTSDADEGEDKMERMAAKEGKSAWDIARFYQDDFERDLGRLNVQPKQHPRATEYVEAMIAWGTKIAPEHCYELDSGLYFDVSTVADYGRLAGERRAYLVSEAVDGKEILDVQLEAARSSGERKVIEREIEEDAKAEAEFGRIDTVEGKRNAADFAIWRKTPAGETRQMEWDSPWGKGAPGWHLECSVMGEKLLGFPFDIHTGGIDHREIHHPNEIAQNQAYCCSGGLSDAANSGAKIWMHNNFLVERSGKMSKSAGEFLRLQLLVDKGYHPLAYRLMCLQAHYRSELEFSWDGLTAALTRLKRIVMQVERLKDADPGDLSHPKFAPMREKFASAVSDDLNTAVALVALEEALAVKKVDGGVKRAVIEDMDRVLGLDLFALTRTDLRIRPTGAAISEDEIEAILVQRKEARAAKDFATSDALRDRLAENGVEAMDGDPLGWEWKL, from the coding sequence ATGACCGACGCGCCGCTCAAGCTGTTCAACTCGCTCACCCGCGAGATCGAGACGTTCACCCCCGTCCACGAGGGCGAGGCGCGCGTCTATTCCTGCGGACCGACGGTCTACAATTACCAGCACATCGGCAACATGCGCGCCTATGTGTTTGCCGACACGCTGGGCCGCACGCTGCAGTGGAAGGGCTACACGCTCACTCACGTCGTCAACATCACCGATGTCGGCCACCTCACCTCCGATGCGGACGAGGGCGAGGACAAGATGGAGCGCATGGCGGCAAAGGAGGGCAAGTCCGCATGGGACATCGCGCGCTTCTACCAGGACGATTTCGAGCGTGACCTTGGGCGGCTGAACGTCCAGCCCAAGCAGCACCCGCGCGCCACCGAATATGTCGAGGCGATGATCGCCTGGGGCACCAAGATCGCCCCCGAACACTGCTACGAGCTCGACAGCGGGCTTTATTTCGACGTCTCGACCGTCGCCGATTACGGCCGCCTTGCTGGAGAAAGACGGGCCTATCTTGTCTCCGAGGCGGTGGATGGAAAGGAAATCCTCGATGTGCAGCTTGAGGCTGCAAGAAGCTCGGGCGAACGAAAGGTTATCGAGCGGGAGATCGAAGAGGACGCGAAAGCAGAAGCGGAGTTTGGGCGCATCGACACGGTCGAGGGCAAGCGCAACGCGGCCGATTTCGCCATCTGGCGCAAGACCCCGGCTGGCGAGACGCGGCAGATGGAATGGGATAGCCCCTGGGGCAAGGGCGCGCCGGGCTGGCACCTCGAATGCTCGGTCATGGGCGAAAAGCTGCTGGGCTTTCCCTTCGACATTCACACCGGCGGCATCGACCACCGCGAAATCCACCATCCGAACGAGATCGCCCAGAACCAGGCCTATTGCTGCTCGGGCGGGCTGTCGGACGCGGCCAATTCGGGCGCGAAGATCTGGATGCACAACAACTTCCTCGTCGAACGATCGGGGAAGATGTCGAAAAGCGCGGGCGAGTTCCTGCGGCTGCAACTGCTGGTCGACAAGGGCTACCACCCGCTCGCCTACCGCCTGATGTGCCTGCAAGCACACTACCGCAGCGAGCTGGAGTTTTCCTGGGACGGCCTGACCGCGGCGCTGACACGGCTGAAGCGGATCGTGATGCAGGTCGAGCGTTTGAAGGACGCGGACCCCGGCGATCTCTCTCACCCAAAGTTCGCGCCCATGCGCGAGAAGTTCGCTTCCGCCGTTTCGGACGATCTCAACACCGCGGTTGCACTGGTGGCCTTGGAAGAGGCGCTGGCGGTCAAGAAGGTGGATGGCGGGGTAAAGCGCGCCGTGATCGAGGACATGGACCGGGTCCTCGGCCTCGACCTCTTCGCGCTCACCCGCACCGACCTGCGCATCCGCCCCACGGGCGCGGCGATCAGCGAGGATGAAATCGAAGCCATCCTCGTCCAGCGCAAGGAAGCCCGGGCGGCGAAGGATTTCGCCACCTCGGACGCCCTGCGCGACAGGCTTGCGGAAAACGGCGTCGAAGCGATGGACGGCGACCCGCTTGGATGGGAATGGAAGCTATGA
- a CDS encoding nitroreductase encodes MNVSEAVASRRSVRAFTDQPVEREVLTRILEKAQRSPSGGNTQPWHGIVLTGDPMQKLFDRVAQDLPKGREAFAPEYHVYPPELDGAYEQRRRGVGEDMYGALEISREEKGKRLMWFANNFRAFGAPVLMLVHTPKYMGPPQWSDIGMWMQTIGLLLREEGLDCCYQEAWAVYSPQIREMVDIPEDHTFFCGIAIGHRDEDAPVNNFPVARAPIDESVRWEGWQ; translated from the coding sequence ATGAACGTATCCGAAGCCGTAGCCAGCCGCCGTTCCGTGCGCGCCTTTACCGACCAACCGGTCGAGCGCGAGGTGCTTACCCGCATCCTCGAAAAGGCGCAGCGCAGCCCATCGGGCGGCAATACGCAGCCCTGGCACGGCATCGTCCTCACCGGCGATCCGATGCAGAAGCTGTTCGACCGCGTCGCGCAGGACCTGCCCAAGGGACGCGAGGCCTTTGCGCCCGAGTATCATGTCTACCCGCCCGAGCTCGACGGCGCCTATGAACAGCGCCGCCGCGGGGTGGGCGAGGACATGTATGGCGCGCTCGAAATCTCCCGTGAGGAGAAGGGCAAGCGGCTGATGTGGTTCGCCAACAACTTCCGCGCCTTCGGGGCGCCGGTGCTGATGCTTGTCCATACGCCCAAATACATGGGCCCGCCGCAGTGGAGCGATATCGGCATGTGGATGCAGACCATCGGGCTCTTGTTGCGCGAAGAAGGGCTCGACTGCTGCTACCAGGAAGCCTGGGCGGTCTATTCGCCGCAGATCCGTGAAATGGTCGATATCCCCGAAGACCACACCTTCTTCTGCGGAATCGCCATCGGCCACCGCGACGAGGACGCGCCGGTGAACAATTTCCCCGTCGCGCGCGCCCCGATCGACGAGAGCGTGCGCTGGGAGGGTTGGCAGTAG
- a CDS encoding GNAT family N-acetyltransferase, which translates to MSDGALEIRLLGPDDHALVTQAQGLFDNPPIADQTRAFLASDRDYLWFAILDGQPVGFVSATSVLHPDKLPHLFVNELETRDGFRRRGIATRLMRTVQGYGKAHGLWPIWLAAEGDDAQAIAFYRSLGDMEERGATVFEWE; encoded by the coding sequence TTGTCGGACGGGGCCCTTGAGATCCGCTTGCTCGGCCCCGACGATCACGCGCTCGTAACGCAGGCGCAAGGCCTCTTCGACAATCCGCCCATCGCCGACCAGACGCGCGCTTTCCTCGCCAGCGACCGCGATTACCTGTGGTTCGCGATTCTCGATGGGCAACCGGTGGGTTTCGTAAGCGCGACCTCAGTGCTGCACCCGGACAAGCTGCCGCACCTGTTCGTCAACGAACTCGAGACGCGTGACGGTTTTCGTCGGCGCGGGATCGCCACGCGCCTGATGCGCACGGTGCAGGGCTACGGGAAAGCGCATGGCCTGTGGCCGATATGGCTCGCGGCCGAAGGAGATGACGCGCAGGCAATCGCCTTCTACCGATCGCTTGGAGACATGGAGGAACGCGGCGCGACCGTGTTCGAATGGGAGTGA
- the cobT gene encoding cobaltochelatase subunit CobT → MADRTPLDSFKQALTGAARALAHEPEVEVAWSADAPAQAGKNFRVPLPGRNLPREQATEARGFADSFALKLRHHNEGLHSKGAPPEPIARACYDAIEQVRYEAIGSTRFAGIRDNLNSAVNLRTASDAIVRAEEASEVPLPTALSLMLREALTGEAVPERAKAGVDLVREDILSKIGTDMESLAEALDDQRAFQDLTLDILRDLDLTLPENPEPTDSEDGEDEEGETPEEQDSDEEDQGEAEPQSSDARSEVTDGEADGDADQDVEGEQEMSDGDPSDDGEEGMQPVRPNRPWTELPENFDYKPYTEKFDEVVEAPELCDNEELDRLRAYLDSQLAGLQGVVTRLANRLQRRLMAQQNRSWDFDQEEGLLDAARLTRVVVSPGHALSYKIERDTEFKDTVVTLLIDNSGSMRGRPISIAAISADILARTLERCGVKTEILGFTTRAWKGGQAREMWLSDGRPAHPGRLNDLRHILYKKADEPWRRARRNLGLMMREGLLKENIDGEALLWAHNRLLARPEDRRILMVISDGAPVDDSTLSVNQAGYLEGHLRKVIDWIEKQSPVQLAAIGIGHDVTRYYKRSVTIMDVEQLGGTIIEQLADLFEVE, encoded by the coding sequence GTGGCAGACCGGACACCCCTCGATAGCTTCAAGCAGGCGCTGACCGGCGCCGCGCGCGCCCTTGCTCACGAACCGGAAGTGGAGGTCGCGTGGAGCGCCGATGCCCCGGCGCAGGCGGGCAAGAACTTCCGCGTGCCGCTGCCGGGCCGCAACCTGCCGCGCGAGCAGGCGACCGAGGCGCGCGGATTTGCCGACAGCTTTGCGCTCAAGCTGCGCCACCATAACGAAGGGCTGCATTCCAAGGGTGCGCCGCCCGAACCGATTGCGCGCGCCTGCTACGATGCGATCGAGCAGGTCCGCTACGAAGCGATCGGATCGACGCGCTTTGCCGGCATTCGCGACAATCTCAATTCCGCGGTGAACCTGCGCACAGCCTCGGACGCCATCGTGCGCGCGGAGGAAGCAAGCGAAGTACCGCTGCCGACCGCGCTTTCGCTGATGCTGCGCGAGGCGCTGACTGGCGAAGCGGTGCCAGAGCGGGCAAAGGCCGGCGTCGACCTGGTGCGCGAAGATATCCTGTCGAAGATCGGCACCGACATGGAGAGCCTTGCCGAAGCGCTCGACGACCAGCGCGCCTTCCAGGACCTGACGCTCGACATATTGCGCGATCTCGACCTCACGCTGCCGGAGAATCCGGAGCCGACCGATTCCGAGGACGGCGAAGACGAGGAAGGCGAAACCCCCGAGGAGCAGGACAGCGACGAGGAAGACCAGGGCGAGGCCGAACCGCAGTCCTCCGATGCGCGCAGTGAAGTCACTGACGGCGAGGCCGATGGCGATGCCGACCAGGACGTCGAGGGCGAGCAGGAAATGTCCGACGGCGATCCGTCCGACGATGGCGAGGAGGGCATGCAGCCCGTCCGCCCCAATCGCCCCTGGACCGAGCTGCCCGAAAATTTCGACTACAAGCCCTATACCGAGAAATTCGACGAGGTCGTCGAAGCGCCCGAGCTGTGCGACAACGAAGAGCTCGACCGGCTGCGCGCCTATCTCGACAGCCAGCTCGCCGGCCTGCAGGGCGTGGTGACGCGGCTTGCGAACCGCCTCCAACGCCGCCTCATGGCGCAGCAGAACCGCAGCTGGGATTTCGACCAGGAAGAAGGCCTGCTGGACGCCGCGCGGCTGACCCGCGTGGTGGTCAGCCCGGGCCATGCGCTCTCCTACAAGATCGAGCGCGACACCGAGTTCAAGGACACGGTCGTAACCCTGCTGATCGACAATTCGGGATCGATGCGCGGGCGGCCGATCAGCATTGCCGCGATCAGCGCCGATATCCTTGCGCGCACGCTGGAGCGTTGCGGGGTGAAGACCGAAATCCTCGGCTTCACGACCCGCGCCTGGAAGGGCGGACAAGCCCGTGAGATGTGGCTGTCCGACGGGCGGCCCGCGCATCCCGGCCGCCTCAACGATCTGCGCCACATCCTCTACAAGAAGGCCGACGAGCCGTGGCGCCGCGCGCGCCGCAACCTCGGCCTGATGATGCGCGAAGGGCTGCTGAAGGAAAACATCGACGGCGAGGCGCTGCTGTGGGCGCACAACCGGCTGCTCGCGCGCCCCGAAGACCGCCGCATCCTGATGGTGATTTCCGACGGCGCGCCGGTCGACGACAGCACGCTGAGCGTGAACCAGGCGGGCTATCTCGAAGGGCACCTGAGGAAGGTGATCGACTGGATCGAAAAGCAGTCACCCGTCCAGCTCGCCGCCATCGGCATCGGCCACGATGTGACCCGCTACTACAAGCGCTCGGTGACGATCATGGATGTCGAGCAGCTCGGTGGGACGATTATCGAGCAGCTTGCTGATCTGTTCGAGGTGGAGTGA
- the fsa gene encoding fructose-6-phosphate aldolase, which produces MKFFVDTADIADIKEMADTGLLDGVTTNPSLIAKSGRDFMEVTKEICGLTDGPVSAEVVALDHETMMKEAETLRKIADNVCIKVPLTIDGLKTCKKLTSDGTMVNVTLCFSANQALLAAKAGATFVSPFIGRHDDNGFDGMELIGDIRLIYNNYGFETEILAASIRNPVHVLQSARIGADVATMPPAVIKGLFKHILTDKGLEGFIADWEKTGQSIPTS; this is translated from the coding sequence ATGAAATTCTTCGTCGACACCGCCGACATCGCCGACATCAAGGAAATGGCCGACACGGGCCTCCTCGACGGCGTCACCACCAACCCGTCGCTGATCGCCAAGTCGGGCCGCGACTTCATGGAAGTGACCAAGGAAATCTGCGGCCTGACCGATGGCCCCGTCAGCGCCGAAGTTGTCGCGCTCGACCATGAAACGATGATGAAGGAAGCCGAAACGCTGCGGAAGATCGCGGACAATGTCTGCATCAAGGTTCCGCTGACGATCGACGGCCTCAAGACCTGCAAGAAGCTGACCAGCGACGGCACGATGGTGAATGTCACGCTGTGCTTTTCCGCCAACCAGGCGCTGCTCGCCGCCAAGGCGGGGGCGACCTTTGTTTCGCCCTTCATCGGCCGTCACGACGACAACGGCTTCGACGGCATGGAACTGATCGGCGATATCCGCCTGATCTACAACAATTACGGCTTCGAAACCGAGATCCTCGCCGCTTCGATCCGCAACCCCGTCCACGTGCTGCAGAGCGCGCGCATTGGCGCCGATGTGGCGACCATGCCGCCGGCCGTGATCAAAGGCCTGTTCAAGCACATCCTGACCGACAAGGGGCTGGAAGGTTTCATCGCGGACTGGGAAAAGACTGGTCAGAGCATTCCGACGTCCTAA
- a CDS encoding serine hydrolase domain-containing protein — translation MRTAMMAAIALSFTPVSALAQEVSPPSEAPAPPLTRANLEERMDAYMEGRRGLVHIRLDGTEVLSKPYGMANVQLGSAIDEDTVFGIGSRPIDFTLAAVMLLQQQGRLSFDDTLADHFDNVPADRAGMTIAQMMNGQSGLPDFPANASDADADLTWITRDQFIARTMAIPLLFAPGKGEEHSHWAFGVLAAIVEKRSGQSYAEFLRANFFDPAGMERTGDYGESRGLPLEAFAVGGGKQVGLPNIPPNWGPTSWLVLGSGGMFSTLSDLRRFYAFLMESNLLGEENTRRFTGFSAQIDGSERGFELLTFTSEGRRNEAWVMLSSASQPGALEPVIRPLLALVRGDQ, via the coding sequence ATGCGCACAGCCATGATGGCCGCGATTGCCTTGAGTTTCACCCCTGTGAGCGCGCTGGCGCAGGAGGTTTCGCCGCCCAGCGAAGCGCCGGCCCCGCCGCTGACCCGCGCCAACCTTGAGGAGCGGATGGACGCCTACATGGAAGGGCGCCGCGGGCTGGTCCACATCCGGCTCGACGGGACCGAAGTGCTGTCCAAACCCTATGGCATGGCCAACGTGCAGCTCGGTTCCGCGATCGACGAAGACACGGTGTTTGGCATCGGGTCGCGTCCGATCGACTTCACGCTGGCTGCGGTGATGCTCCTCCAGCAGCAAGGCAGGCTCTCCTTCGACGACACGTTGGCGGACCATTTCGACAATGTCCCTGCCGACCGCGCCGGCATGACCATTGCGCAAATGATGAACGGCCAGTCGGGCCTGCCCGATTTTCCCGCCAACGCCAGCGATGCCGATGCGGACCTCACGTGGATCACGCGCGATCAGTTCATCGCGCGCACCATGGCGATCCCGCTGCTGTTTGCGCCGGGCAAAGGCGAAGAGCATTCGCACTGGGCCTTCGGCGTGCTCGCCGCGATCGTGGAGAAGCGCAGCGGCCAGTCCTATGCCGAATTCCTGCGCGCCAATTTCTTCGATCCTGCCGGGATGGAGCGGACTGGCGACTATGGCGAAAGTCGCGGCCTTCCGCTGGAGGCCTTTGCCGTTGGCGGCGGCAAGCAGGTGGGCCTGCCGAATATCCCGCCCAACTGGGGCCCGACATCCTGGCTGGTGCTGGGCAGCGGCGGGATGTTTTCCACGCTATCCGACCTGCGGCGCTTCTACGCATTCCTTATGGAGAGCAACCTGCTGGGCGAGGAGAACACGCGCCGCTTCACCGGTTTCTCGGCGCAAATCGACGGGTCGGAGCGCGGCTTCGAACTGCTCACCTTCACGAGCGAAGGGCGCCGGAACGAGGCCTGGGTCATGCTGAGCAGCGCCAGCCAGCCGGGCGCGCTCGAACCGGTGATCCGCCCGCTATTGGCGCTGGTGCGCGGCGATCAGTAG
- a CDS encoding DUF4197 domain-containing protein produces the protein MTDILVKPTGRRAFLGGMAATGGLAVLPGCSAIPGFGLVDAVQRILFLSSERAFARMLEGGGFWDQQVDRIGLGNLLGTRGDTLTRILTSALFKNRLEGAFADIAYEGAQRAAPLVTEAVRTIGIQNALELVRGGPTAATTFLRGAMGRSLVEAMVPELGRAMRVASDPLVGELLRGLTGVDLAGATTRFADNLDNTIWSEIGVEEAAIRRNPEATRDPLIIGVFGAGSTY, from the coding sequence ATGACCGATATTCTCGTGAAACCCACCGGACGGCGCGCCTTCCTTGGCGGCATGGCGGCAACCGGCGGCCTTGCGGTCCTGCCGGGCTGTTCCGCGATCCCCGGCTTCGGCCTGGTCGATGCGGTCCAGCGGATCCTGTTCCTGTCCAGCGAGCGCGCCTTTGCCCGCATGCTCGAAGGCGGCGGGTTCTGGGACCAGCAGGTCGACCGGATCGGGCTGGGCAACCTGCTGGGAACACGCGGCGATACGCTGACCCGCATTCTCACCTCGGCGCTGTTCAAGAACCGGCTCGAAGGCGCCTTCGCCGATATCGCCTATGAAGGCGCGCAGCGTGCCGCGCCGCTGGTGACCGAAGCGGTGCGTACCATCGGCATCCAGAACGCGCTGGAACTGGTCCGCGGCGGCCCCACGGCGGCAACGACCTTCCTGCGCGGCGCGATGGGCCGCTCGCTGGTCGAGGCCATGGTGCCCGAGCTCGGCCGTGCGATGCGCGTCGCCAGCGATCCGCTGGTTGGCGAACTGCTGCGCGGGCTGACCGGGGTGGACTTGGCCGGGGCGACGACCCGCTTTGCCGACAATCTCGACAACACCATCTGGAGCGAGATCGGCGTCGAGGAAGCGGCCATCCGCCGCAATCCCGAGGCCACGCGCGACCCGCTGATCATCGGCGTGTTCGGAGCCGGTTCGACCTACTGA
- a CDS encoding primosomal protein N', with protein sequence MNRVRCLVLNAALGPLDYKVPEGLSVAPGSVVECPLGPRTVIGIVWEAERLPGTEVPAEKLRPLRGILPVPPLSAGLRRLIEWTADYYVASLASVARMALSSGGALKGPATMTEYRLTGGMPERMTPQRQAAMEALEGEQATIRELAGIAGVSEGVLRGLVNQGALEPVEVDCDRPYDEARPDFAQVELSPEQSEASAIFAEAVRKADFAPFLLDGVTGSGKTETYFEPVAEALKMGRQVLVLLPEIALTENFLHRFEERFGAAPVLWHSSLKSTERRRAYRAVSDGSAQVVVGARSALFLPFAKLGLIVVDEAHETSFKQEDGVRYNARDVAVMRGHFEKVPVVLASATPALESLQMAESGVYAKVDLPSRFGGAQLPTIDTIDLTEEKPPHGMWLAQRLVDGIEERLERGEQSLLFLNRRGYAPLTLCRNCGFRYQCPNCSAWLVEHRFTRRLACHHCGHEAPAPQACTECGEPDCLVACGPGVERIADEVAERLPNARVFVATSDTLNSPGRAAEFIAAVEAREIDVIVGTQLVTKGFHFPELTLVGVVDADLGLEGGDLRAGERTYQQVAQVAGRAGRGSKPGEVLLQTRHPEAPVIAALAAGDRDAFYSAETEMRREAGAPPFGRWASIIISSEDDAEAREAANRLGAFRPDVAECLILGPAPAPMALLRNRYRYRFLINARRSVHLQDVIRRWLAQVNHPPGVRVAVDVDPYSFV encoded by the coding sequence ATGAACCGCGTGCGCTGCCTTGTCCTCAACGCTGCCCTAGGTCCCCTTGATTACAAGGTGCCCGAAGGCCTGTCGGTCGCGCCCGGATCGGTGGTCGAATGCCCCCTTGGTCCGCGCACGGTTATCGGGATCGTCTGGGAAGCGGAACGGCTGCCCGGGACCGAGGTTCCGGCGGAAAAGCTGCGGCCTTTGAGAGGGATACTGCCGGTCCCGCCACTTTCCGCAGGATTACGGCGGCTTATCGAATGGACCGCGGATTACTACGTAGCCTCGCTCGCCAGCGTGGCGCGCATGGCGCTCTCCTCAGGCGGCGCGCTCAAGGGGCCGGCGACGATGACCGAATACCGCCTCACCGGCGGCATGCCCGAACGCATGACCCCGCAGAGGCAGGCGGCAATGGAAGCGCTGGAAGGCGAACAGGCCACGATCCGCGAGCTGGCGGGCATTGCCGGCGTCTCGGAAGGCGTGCTGCGCGGCCTCGTGAATCAGGGCGCGCTGGAGCCGGTCGAGGTCGATTGCGACCGCCCCTATGACGAGGCACGCCCGGATTTCGCGCAGGTCGAACTTAGCCCCGAACAGAGCGAAGCCTCCGCCATCTTTGCCGAGGCCGTGCGCAAGGCCGACTTCGCGCCCTTCCTGCTCGACGGGGTGACCGGATCGGGCAAGACCGAAACCTATTTCGAACCCGTCGCCGAGGCGCTGAAGATGGGCCGCCAAGTCCTCGTCCTGCTGCCCGAAATCGCGCTGACGGAAAACTTCCTCCACCGCTTCGAGGAGCGCTTCGGCGCGGCGCCCGTGCTGTGGCATTCCTCGCTCAAATCGACCGAGCGCCGCCGCGCCTATCGCGCCGTGTCCGATGGCAGCGCGCAGGTCGTCGTGGGCGCGCGTTCGGCGCTGTTCCTGCCCTTTGCCAAGCTCGGCCTGATCGTCGTCGACGAGGCGCACGAGACGAGCTTCAAGCAGGAAGACGGCGTGCGCTACAACGCGCGCGACGTCGCCGTGATGCGCGGCCACTTCGAGAAGGTACCGGTGGTCCTCGCCAGCGCGACGCCCGCGCTCGAAAGCCTGCAAATGGCCGAAAGCGGGGTCTATGCGAAGGTCGACCTGCCCAGCCGCTTCGGCGGGGCGCAATTGCCCACCATCGACACGATCGACCTCACGGAGGAAAAGCCGCCGCACGGCATGTGGCTGGCGCAAAGGCTGGTCGACGGGATCGAGGAGCGGCTGGAGCGCGGCGAACAGTCGCTGCTGTTCCTGAACCGCCGCGGCTATGCGCCGCTGACTTTGTGCCGCAATTGCGGCTTTCGCTACCAGTGCCCAAATTGCAGCGCCTGGCTGGTCGAACACCGCTTCACCCGCCGCCTCGCCTGCCACCATTGCGGGCACGAGGCCCCCGCCCCGCAGGCCTGCACCGAATGCGGCGAGCCCGATTGCCTTGTCGCTTGTGGCCCGGGTGTCGAACGCATTGCCGACGAGGTGGCCGAGCGCCTCCCAAATGCACGTGTGTTCGTCGCCACGTCGGACACGCTCAATTCCCCCGGCCGCGCGGCGGAATTCATCGCTGCGGTCGAAGCGCGCGAAATAGACGTCATCGTCGGGACGCAGCTTGTCACCAAGGGCTTCCACTTTCCCGAACTGACGCTGGTCGGCGTGGTCGATGCGGACCTCGGCCTTGAAGGTGGGGATTTGCGCGCGGGCGAGCGGACCTACCAGCAGGTCGCGCAGGTCGCCGGGCGCGCAGGGCGCGGCTCGAAGCCGGGCGAGGTCTTGCTCCAGACCCGCCATCCCGAAGCGCCCGTCATCGCGGCCCTTGCGGCAGGCGACCGCGACGCTTTCTATTCCGCCGAGACTGAAATGCGGCGCGAAGCCGGCGCTCCGCCCTTCGGCCGCTGGGCCTCGATCATCATCTCCTCCGAAGACGACGCCGAAGCGCGTGAGGCCGCCAACCGCCTCGGCGCCTTCCGCCCCGATGTCGCCGAGTGCCTCATTCTCGGCCCGGCGCCCGCACCCATGGCGCTGCTGCGTAATCGCTACCGCTACCGCTTCCTCATCAACGCGCGGCGCAGCGTGCATTTGCAGGACGTGATCCGCCGCTGGCTGGCGCAGGTGAACCACCCGCCCGGCGTGCGCGTGGCGGTGGATGTGGACCCGTACAGCTTCGTGTGA